In one Denitratisoma sp. genomic region, the following are encoded:
- the htpX gene encoding zinc metalloprotease HtpX: protein MFGNWLKTAILMAGILALFAAVGGAIGGAQGMLIAFLLGAGMNFFAYWFSDKMVLRMYNAQEVDASSSPYLYNMVAELARRAQIPMPRVYLIDEVQPNAFATGRNPEHAAVAATTGILQLLSARELRGVMAHELSHVKHRDILISTISATIAGAISSLAQFGMLFGGSRDGERANPIVAIVVMILAPIAAMLIQMAISRAREFEADRGGAEISGDPHALADALAKIDAYARGIPMHTAEAHPETAQMMIMNPLSGGGLRGMFSTHPATEERIARLRAMA, encoded by the coding sequence ATGTTCGGCAACTGGCTGAAAACCGCGATCCTCATGGCCGGCATCCTGGCGCTGTTCGCCGCCGTCGGCGGCGCCATCGGCGGTGCCCAGGGCATGCTGATCGCCTTCCTGCTCGGCGCGGGCATGAACTTCTTCGCCTACTGGTTCTCGGACAAGATGGTGCTGCGCATGTACAACGCGCAGGAAGTGGACGCCTCCTCCTCGCCCTATCTCTACAACATGGTGGCGGAACTGGCCCGGCGCGCGCAAATCCCGATGCCGCGCGTCTACCTCATCGACGAGGTGCAGCCCAACGCCTTCGCCACCGGCCGCAATCCGGAGCACGCCGCCGTGGCGGCCACCACCGGCATCCTGCAGTTGCTCTCGGCGCGCGAGCTGCGCGGCGTCATGGCGCACGAGTTGTCGCACGTCAAGCATCGCGACATCCTCATCTCGACGATTTCCGCCACCATCGCCGGCGCCATCTCTTCGCTGGCGCAGTTCGGCATGCTCTTCGGCGGCTCGCGCGACGGCGAGCGCGCCAACCCGATCGTCGCCATCGTCGTCATGATCCTGGCGCCGATCGCTGCCATGCTGATCCAGATGGCCATCTCGCGCGCCCGCGAATTCGAGGCCGACCGCGGCGGCGCCGAGATCTCCGGCGACCCGCATGCGCTCGCCGACGCGCTGGCCAAGATCGACGCCTACGCCCGCGGCATCCCCATGCACACGGCGGAGGCGCATCCCGAGACGGCGCAGATGATGATCATGAACCCGCTCTCCGGCGGCGGCCTGCGCGGCATGTTCAGCACGCACCCGGCGACGGAGGAGCGCATCGCGCGCCTGCGCGCGATGGCGTGA
- a CDS encoding phosphopantetheine-binding protein, which translates to MEEQELRAVVIATLKTIAPEVEDGDLRADRPLRNQVDLDSMDWLNFLIGLHEKLKVDIPEADYAKLVTLGDVLDYLKKKLK; encoded by the coding sequence ATGGAAGAACAAGAACTGCGCGCCGTGGTGATCGCCACGCTGAAGACCATAGCGCCGGAAGTGGAAGACGGCGACCTGCGCGCCGACCGGCCGCTGAGGAACCAGGTCGACCTCGACTCGATGGACTGGCTCAACTTCCTGATCGGCCTGCACGAGAAGCTGAAGGTGGACATCCCGGAGGCCGACTACGCGAAACTCGTCACGCTGGGCGACGTGCTCGATTACCTCAAGAAGAAGCTCAAATAG
- a CDS encoding dihydrolipoamide acetyltransferase family protein, with translation MIEFKLPSLGADMDEGKLLEWKVRPGDTVKKGQVVAIVDTSKAAVDVESWSEGTVFELLIEPGETVPVGTVMATLLEAGETPETAKRTPRAAPTLMAAAAPSPVPAVTARPAAAIAGRRRISPAARKHAEELGVDIETVAGTGPEGAVTLADVEQAAVAKVSPARTAPVPDKAAEMRKAIATAMSRSKREIPHYYLSEPVPMRRATEWLAKANEGRPITARLLMAVLQLKAVALTLKQFPEMNGFFRDGAFQPAAAAHIGVAISLRQGGLIAPAIHDVGEKSLEQLMLDLADLVKRARAGSLRSSEMSDPTITVTNLGEQGVAAVYGVIYPPQVALVGFGRIVDQPWAVDGALTVMPATTASLAADHRVSDGHRGALFLAALRDQLQEPENL, from the coding sequence ATGATCGAATTCAAACTGCCGTCCCTCGGCGCCGACATGGACGAGGGCAAGCTCCTCGAATGGAAAGTCAGGCCCGGCGACACGGTGAAGAAGGGCCAGGTGGTGGCCATCGTCGACACCTCGAAGGCGGCGGTGGACGTCGAGAGCTGGAGCGAGGGCACCGTCTTCGAGCTGCTCATCGAGCCGGGCGAGACGGTCCCCGTCGGCACGGTGATGGCGACCCTGCTCGAGGCAGGCGAAACGCCGGAGACGGCGAAGCGCACGCCGCGTGCGGCGCCGACGCTCATGGCGGCGGCTGCACCGTCCCCCGTGCCTGCAGTCACGGCGCGCCCCGCTGCGGCGATCGCCGGCCGCCGCCGCATCTCGCCGGCGGCGCGCAAGCATGCCGAGGAGCTGGGCGTCGACATCGAGACCGTCGCCGGCACCGGCCCCGAGGGCGCCGTCACGCTGGCGGACGTCGAACAGGCAGCCGTGGCCAAAGTCAGTCCTGCCAGGACGGCGCCGGTTCCCGACAAGGCGGCGGAAATGCGCAAGGCCATCGCCACGGCGATGAGCCGCTCGAAGCGCGAGATCCCGCACTACTACCTCTCCGAGCCGGTGCCGATGCGCCGCGCGACGGAGTGGCTGGCGAAGGCCAACGAGGGCCGCCCGATCACGGCGCGCCTGCTCATGGCCGTGCTGCAGCTGAAGGCGGTGGCCCTGACGCTGAAGCAATTCCCCGAGATGAACGGCTTCTTCCGCGACGGCGCCTTCCAGCCCGCCGCCGCCGCGCACATCGGCGTGGCGATTTCGCTCAGGCAGGGCGGCCTCATCGCGCCGGCCATCCACGACGTCGGCGAAAAATCGCTGGAGCAGCTCATGCTCGACCTCGCCGATCTCGTCAAGCGCGCCCGCGCGGGATCGCTGCGCAGTTCGGAGATGTCCGACCCGACCATCACCGTCACCAACCTCGGCGAGCAGGGCGTGGCGGCGGTCTACGGCGTCATCTATCCGCCGCAGGTGGCGCTGGTCGGCTTCGGCCGCATCGTCGATCAGCCCTGGGCGGTGGATGGTGCGCTGACGGTCATGCCCGCGACGACGGCCAGCCTCGCCGCCGACCACCGCGTATCGGACGGCCATCGCGGCGCGCTCTTTCTCGCCGCGCTGCGCGATCAACTGCAAGAACCGGAGAACCTGTAA
- the fmt gene encoding methionyl-tRNA formyltransferase has protein sequence MRVIFAGTPDFAAISLQAILAAGQDVPLVLTQPDRPAGRGMSLQASPVKQLALQHGLRVHQPPSLKSEEARLPIIDAGADVMVVAAYGLIFPQAVLDIPRLGCLNIHASLLPRWRGAAPIQRALLAGDTETGVTIMLMEAGLDTGPMLLKESLPIAATETAGTLHDKLAGLGARLIVEALRRMERGALPGEIQTPEGVTYAAKLEKAEAALDWRLPAAQLDRAVRAFNPFPGAAAQIDGQIVKVWAAEPVSQTGEAGRVLAAGSDGIVVACGEGALRLIELQKAGGKRLPAADFLRGFDLKPGQRFAVATD, from the coding sequence ACTCAGCCGGATCGCCCTGCGGGACGTGGCATGTCCTTGCAAGCCAGCCCAGTCAAGCAACTTGCCCTGCAGCATGGTTTGCGGGTGCACCAGCCCCCCTCCCTCAAATCCGAGGAAGCCCGCCTGCCCATCATCGATGCCGGGGCCGACGTCATGGTGGTGGCCGCCTACGGCCTCATCTTCCCGCAGGCCGTCCTCGACATCCCGCGGCTGGGCTGCCTGAACATCCATGCTTCACTCCTGCCGCGCTGGCGCGGGGCGGCACCGATCCAGCGCGCGCTCCTGGCCGGCGATACCGAAACCGGCGTCACCATCATGCTCATGGAGGCCGGGCTCGACACCGGTCCGATGCTGCTCAAGGAAAGTCTGCCCATTGCGGCCACCGAAACCGCCGGCACCTTGCACGACAAGCTGGCCGGGTTGGGCGCACGCCTGATCGTGGAAGCGCTGCGCCGGATGGAACGCGGGGCGCTGCCCGGCGAAATCCAGACCCCTGAAGGCGTCACCTACGCCGCCAAGCTGGAAAAGGCCGAAGCCGCGCTCGACTGGCGACTGCCCGCCGCGCAGCTGGACCGCGCGGTGCGCGCCTTCAACCCCTTCCCCGGCGCGGCGGCGCAGATCGACGGCCAGATCGTCAAGGTCTGGGCGGCGGAACCCGTTTCGCAAACAGGTGAAGCCGGCCGCGTCCTGGCCGCCGGCAGCGACGGCATCGTCGTCGCCTGCGGCGAAGGTGCGCTGCGCCTGATCGAATTGCAGAAAGCCGGCGGCAAACGCCTGCCGGCCGCCGATTTCCTGCGCGGCTTCGATCTCAAGCCCGGGCAGCGCTTCGCCGTCGCGACGGATTGA